A genomic window from Passer domesticus isolate bPasDom1 chromosome Z, bPasDom1.hap1, whole genome shotgun sequence includes:
- the STOML2 gene encoding stomatin-like protein 2, mitochondrial yields MLSRAGIRARPGLGLLQHSQQLKRAARLAPAPCRWNSGLPMNIGVLFVPQQEAWVVERMGKFHRILEPGLNFLIPLLDRIRYVQSLKEIVINVPEQSAVTLDNVTLQIDGVLYLRVMDPYKASYGVEDPEYAVTQLAQTTMRSELGKLSLDRVFRERESLNASIVDAINQASDCWGIRCLRYEIKDIHVPPRVKESMQMQVEAERRKRATVLESEGTRESAINVAEGQKQAQILASEAQKAEQINKAAGEANAMLVKARAKAEAIQLLAAALAQQHGNAAASLSVAEQYVNAFSKIAKESNTVLLPANTGDVTNMVAQALGIYTTLTKPQAVKTQDEVPPAHEETPSPATEVLKAEQGSSS; encoded by the exons ATGCTGTCCCGGGCGGGGAtccgcgcccggcccggcctcgggCTGCTGCAG cACTCGCAGCAGCTGAAGCGCGCGGCGCGGCtggccccagctccctgccgCTGGAACTCCGGGCTGCCCATGAACATCGGGGTGCTCTTTGTGCCGCAGCAGGAGGCCTGGGTGGTGGAGAGGATGGGCAAGTTCCACCGAATCCTCGAGCCT GGTTTGAACTTCCTCATCCCTCTCCTGGATCGGATTCGTTACGTCCAGAGTCTCAAGGAAATCGTCATTAATGTCCCAGAGCAGTCAGCTGTCACACTGG ATAACGTCACCCTGCAGATCGATGGTGTGCTCTACTTGCGGGTTATGGACCCCTACAAG GCCAGCTATGGCGTGGAAGATCCTGAGTATGCAGTGACCCAGCTGGCCCAGACTACCATGAGATCTGAACTTGGCAAACTTTCCCTCGACAGAGTCTTCCGG GAGCGGGAGTCCCTCAATGCCAGCATCGTGGATGCCATCAACCAGGCTTCAGACTGCTGGGGCATCCGGTGTCTGCGCTACGAGATCAAGGACATCCACGTGCCCCCACGTGTGAAGGAATCCATGCAGATGCAG GTGGAGGCAGAGCGACGGAAGCGAGCAACAGTGCTGGAGTCAGAGGGGACAAGGGAGTCAGCTATCAACGTGGCTGAAGGCCAGAAGCAGGCCCAGATCTTGGCATCAGAAGCTCAGAAGGCCGAACAAATCAACAAAGCTGCTG GAGAAGCCAACGCCATGCTGGTCAAGGCCAGAGCCAAGGCAGAGGCAATTCAGCTCctagcagctgctctggcacagcag cacggcaatgctgctgcctccctgtcTGTGGCAGAGCAGTACGTGAACGCTTTCTCCAAGATTGCCAAAGAATCCAACACCGTCCTGCTGCCCGCCAACACCGGCGACGTCACCAACATGGTCGCACAG gccctggggaTCTACACCACACTGACCAAGCCACAAGCTGTGAAGACCCAAGATgaggtgcccccagcccacgaGGAAACCCCCTCTCCTGCCACGGAGGtgctgaaggcagagcagggcagctccagctaA